From Salvia splendens isolate huo1 chromosome 3, SspV2, whole genome shotgun sequence, a single genomic window includes:
- the LOC121795079 gene encoding protein AE7-like, whose protein sequence is MVSGLINANPVVYERKERQTRSAPGDVDEYAVEAIDQLEIFEHIRDVKDPEYPYSLEQLKVITEDAIEVDDKRSYVRVTFTPTVEHCSMATVIGLCLRVKLMRSLPQRYKVDIRVAPGSHASEAAVNKQLNDKERVAAALENPNLVDMVDECLAPSYG, encoded by the exons ATGGTGTCGGGATTAATAAACGCGAACCCTGTTGTCTATGAGAGAAAGGAGCGACAAACTCGAAGTGCACCAGGTGATGTGGATGAGTACGCAGTTGAAGCAATTGACCAGCTTGAAATTTTTG AGCATATTAGAGACGTAAAAGATCCAGAGTATCCTTATTCATTGGAACAGTTGAAAGTGATAACGGAAGATGCAATTGAGGTTGATGATAAGCGTAGCTACGTAAG GGTCACATTTACTCCGACCGTAGAGCATTGCAGCATGGCGACAGTAATTGGCCTATGCTTGCGGGTTAAACTCATGCGCTCTTTGCCACAACGTTACAAG GTTGATATTAGAGTAGCACCTGGTTCTCATGCCTCTGAAGCTGCag TAAACAAACAGCTGAACGACAAAGAGCGCGTGGCAGCAGCTTTAGAAAATCCTAACCTCGTTGATATGGTCGATGAATGCCTTGCGCCCTCATATGGATGA
- the LOC121795081 gene encoding uncharacterized protein LOC121795081 translates to MMPASWILLGFWLISCFGLSNSDNFGDRGSKHSVSYSYDRIGEVNKACAFVLKSAAVLKPDDSRLYTIKEELSFLNGDWWQELNGGSAPLMPFDDRGASADDDLRSPINLASFWVTDVGRRLHSKNSTLVSGILQLGVTLEGLLSEKPFEGSPRFDIWPGHSQLSVIFQGIYTESDGERVMCLLGSAVLPSHQPDSGDPWGWVKESGYTNQPLLSQDDRIVLVLRYPKMVSLRSRAVHGSVRSLNLKSNLKYFDVVHISSWLRSSANYQFDSGNLVSKACEPYPYKDSSVSGDVDVYKGLDFCDILGRFTHQEALAILPNWKCNGTDEFCSRLGPFVSGKEINATDGSFKDAKLVLQDVRCENMTSSDDSRLTRVSSVFRAVPPSENRFTAAQRTGLGNMTLSAEGIWKPSSGQLCMVGCLDGSDCDTRICLYVPLSFSIKQRSIIIGTMSSIDISHSPYFPLAFEKLVRPAELRDQFTSTHPYYKYSKIDSAGAILERDEPFNFGTVIKKSLLKFPKMEDMENFHYSLSLLAEDLTLHIAAVPDPFPKTFLAKADLEMEILSFGPLFGRYWPGKYDSTLQKEIPYSDKGEYTESQLLLNVSGQLTLVGNKYSNFSSLFVEGIYDPHVGKMYLVGCRDVRASWKTLYESMDLEAGLDCLADVMISYPPTTARWLVNPTARISITSHRTEDDPLYFIPVKLQTVPIMYRRQREDIISRRGVEGILRVLTLSVAIACILSQLFYIRENSESIPYVSLVMLGVQALGYSFPLVTGAEALLRKASTEFSENQSDDLQNSQWLHVIDYTVKILVLVAFSLTLRLCQKVWKSRIRLLTRTPLEPHRVPSDKKVLITTLTLHVVGYIIAFTVHYVSTSYKPLQTAQFVDSTGYSHVIREWETELEEYLGLVQDFFLLPQVIANLMWRIHVKPLRKLYYIGITSVRLLPHAYDYITSPIPNPYFSEEYEFVNPRMDFFSKFGDIAIPAIAVLLAVAVYVQQRWNYEKLSETLRLGRAKFLPLGSKVYERLPSVSHEAELSSGVNKNSRHEEGRDAE, encoded by the coding sequence ATGATGCCTGCATCTTGGATTCTACTTGGGTTTTGGTTGATTTCATGTTTTGGGCTTTCGAATTCTGATAATTTTGGAGATAGAGGGAGTAAGCATTCTGTGAGCTACAGCTATGACAGGATTGGTGAAGTGAATAAAGCTTGTGCATTTGTATTGAAATCTGCTGCTGTGTTGAAACCTGATGATAGCCGTTTGTATACTATAAAAGAGGAGCTCTCTTTCTTGAATGGTGATTGGTGGCAGGAATTGAATGGGGGATCTGCTCCATTGATGCCCTTTGATGATAGGGGGGCTTCTGCTGATGATGATCTTCGGTCCCCTATAAACTTGGCCTCCTTTTGGGTTACCGACGTTGGTCGTCGTCTTCATTCGAAGAATTCGACACTTGTTAGTGGGATTTTGCAGTTGGGGGTGACTCTTGAAGGTTTGCTCTCAGAAAAGCCCTTTGAAGGGAGCCCTAGGTTCGATATATGGCCCGGCCATTCACAGCTCTCTGTTATCTTTCAGGGGATCTACACTGAATCAGATGGGGAGAGGGTGATGTGTTTGTTGGGGAGTGCAGTGCTGCCCTCCCATCAGCCTGATTCGGGTGATCCGTGGGGGTGGGTGAAGGAGTCTGGTTATACTAACCAGCCACTTCTCTCACAGGATGATCGGATTGTGCTCGTGCTTCGTTACCCTAAGATGGTGTCGTTGAGGAGCAGGGCGGTTCATGGCAGCGTGAGAAGCTTGAATCTGAAGTCGAACCTCAAGTACTTTGATGTGGTTCACATCTCTTCTTGGTTGAGGTCTTCTGCGAATTATCAGTTTGATTCTGGAAATCTCGTCTCCAAAGCGTGTGAGCCTTATCCGTATAAGGATAGCTCGGTTAGTGGTGATGTTGATGTGTACAAAGGGCTTGACTTCTGTGACATACTCGGGAGGTTCACTCACCAAGAGGCTCTCGCTATTCTGCCAAACTGGAAGTGCAATGGCACGGATGAGTTCTGCAGTAGGTTAGGTCCGTTTGTATCGGGTAAGGAGATTAACGCCACAGATGGGAGCTTCAAAGATGCCAAGCTTGTTCTTCAGGACGTCCGCTGTGAGAATATGACTTCAAGTGACGATAGTAGGCTGACGAGGGTGTCTTCCGTGTTCAGAGCTGTTCCCCCCTCCGAGAATCGTTTCACTGCAGCACAGAGGACAGGGCTTGGTAACATGACTCTTTCTGCTGAAGGGATATGGAAGCCTTCGTCCGGGCAGCTCTGTATGGTTGGTTGCTTGGACGGAAGTGACTGTGACACGCGCATCTGCTTGTACgttcctctttctttctccaTAAAACAGCGTAGCATAATTATTGGAACTATGTCGAGCATTGATATCTCTCATTCGCCATATTTCCCATTGGCATTCGAGAAGCTAGTCCGTCCTGCTGAGTTACGGGACCAGTTCACTTCCACTCATCCATATTACAAGTACTCGAAAATTGATTCTGCTGGTGCTATACTCGAAAGAGACGAGCCATTTAACTTTGGGACTGTGATCAAGAAGTCACTCTTGaagtttccaaaaatggaaGACATGGAAAACTTTCATTACAGTCTCTCTCTTTTAGCTGAAGATCTTACTCTTCATATAGCTGCTGTACCCGATCCGTTTCCTAAAACTTTTTTGGCAAAAGCCGACTTGGAGATGGAGATTCTGTCTTTCGGCCCTCTGTTCGGGCGTTATTGGCCGGGAAAATATGATTCAACTTTACAGAAAGAAATCCCTTACTCTGATAAAGGTGAATACACTGAAAGCCAGCTCCTCCTCAACGTTTCCGGCCAACTTACTCTCGTTGGAAACAAGTATTCCAACTTCTCTTCACTATTCGTGGAGGGGATATACGATCCACACGTTGGAAAGATGTATCTTGTTGGTTGCAGGGATGTTCGAGCCTCGTGGAAGACCTTATATGAAAGCATGGACCTTGAGGCCGGGCTGGATTGTTTGGCTGATGTGATGATTTCGTATCCCCCGACTACAGCCCGGTGGCTAGTCAATCCGACTGCCAGGATTTCCATCACTAGCCACCGGACTGAAGACGATCCACTCTACTTTATCCCGGTGAAACTCCAAACAGTTCCCATTATGTACAGAAGGCAACGCGAGGACATCATATCACGTAGAGGCGTGGAGGGAATCCTCCGCGTTTTGACACTCTCTGTTGCAATCGCTTGCATTCTGAGCCAGTTGTTTTACATCAGAGAAAACTCGGAATCCATTCCGTATGTATCTCTCGTAATGCTGGGAGTACAAGCTCTCGGGTACAGCTTCCCGCTCGTTACAGGGGCGGAAGCTCTTTTAAGAAAGGCATCGACCGAGTTCAGTGAAAACCAATCCGATGACCTACAGAACAGCCAATGGCTGCACGTTATCGACTACACGGTGAAGATTCTAGTACTCGTAGCATTTTCGTTAACCCTCCGGCTCTGTCAGAAGGTGTGGAAATCGCGTATCAGACTACTGACACGCACCCCTCTCGAGCCTCACCGTGTCCCAAGTGACAAAAAAGTACTTATCACAACCTTAACTCTACATGTTGTTGGATACATCATTGCTTTCACTGTCCACTATGTGAGTACAAGCTACAAACCTCTTCAAACAGCGCAATTTGTCGATTCCACGGGATATTCACACGTGATACGTGAATGGGAGACCGAGCTGGAGGAGTATCTTGGCCTAGTTCAGGATTTCTTCCTCCTTCCACAGGTCATTGCTAACTTGATGTGGAGAATCCACGTCAAGCCCCTCCGGAAACTTTACTACATAGGGATAACCTCAGTCCGGCTCCTCCCCCACGCGTATGACTACATAACATCTCCCATACCGAACCCTTACTTCTCTGAGGAGTACGAGTTTGTGAATCCGCGGATGGATTTCTTTTCCAAGTTTGGCGACATTGCTATACCGGCTATCGCAGTTCTTCTAGCGGTTGCTGTTTATGTTCAGCAGAGATGGAACTATGAGAAGCTCAGCGAAACGCTTCGGTTGGGCCGAGCAAAGTTTCTGCCTTTGGGTTCCAAAGTGTATGAGAGGTTGCCCTCTGTTTCTCATGAGGCTGAGCTTTCTTCGGGTGTTAACAAGAACTCGAGGCACGAGGAAGGGCGCGACGCGGAGTGA
- the LOC121794056 gene encoding probable 2-oxoglutarate-dependent dioxygenase AOP1, with product MGSETVHKLAVIEFTDKNTNPETESWSETCKKVVDALEKYGCFVAIYDKLTQEIHKQVFESVQSLFSLPTQTKVQNKSSKPLYGYVGQIPFLPLFESMGIDDAHTVRGIQDFSNVMWPNGNPTFCENLVAYTKLAVELEKIVVRMVFESYGVGKHHEWYVGSANYLCRVMKYREPKIGENKMAFVSHTDKSFMSTIHQNQVDGLEIKAKDGEWFGVRGLPLSSIVVMAGDAIMAWSNNRIKSPHHRVTMEGSEARYSLGQFSFMEKEMVETPDEFVDDEHPLRYKPFDHLKYLDFFSQEENRRVESAITTYCGVSQ from the exons ATGGGATCGGAGACAGTTCACAAACTTGCTGTGATAGAATTCACAGACAAGAACACAAACCCTGAGACAGAATCATGGTCGGAGACATGTAAAAAAGTAGTTGATGCTCTAGAAAAATATGGTTGCTTTGTAGCAATTTACGATAAACTCACCCAAGAAATACACAAACAAGTGTTCGAATCCGTGCAAAGCCTATTCTCTCTCCCAACTCAAACTAAGGTCCAAAACAAGTCCTCAAAGCCCCTCTACGGCTACGTCGGCCAGATCCCCTTCCTTCCTCTCTTCGAAAGCATGGGCATCGACGATGCCCACACCGTCCGAGGAATTCAAGATTTCTCAAACGTCATGTGGCCTAACGGAAACCCTACCTTCTG TGAAAATCTAGTTGCGTACACAAAGTTGGCAGTGGAACTGGAGAAGATCGTGGTGCGAATGGTGTTCGAGAGCTATGGTGTCGGAAAACACCACGAGTGGTACGTGGGATCTGCCAACTACCTCTGCAGAGTGATGAAGTACAGAGAGCCCAAGATCGGTGAGAACAAAATGGCATTTGTGTCACACACAGACAAAAGTTTCATGTCAACTATCCATCAAAACCAAGTTGATGGCCTCGAGATCAAAGCCAAAGATGGCGAATGGTTTGGCGTCCGCGGCCTCCCTCTCTCCTCCATCGTCGTCATGGCCGGTGATGCAATCATG GCATGGAGCAACAATAGGATAAAGTCCCCTCATCACAGAGTGACTATGGAAGGGAGTGAAGCAAGATACTCACTTGGGCAGTTCTCATTTATGGAGAAAGAGATGGTGGAGACGCCCGATGAGTTCGTGGACGATGAACATCCTCTTAGATACAAGCCATTTGATCATCTCAAGTATCTTGATTTTTTCAGCCAAGAAGAAAACAGAAGGGTAGAGAGTGCTATAACTACCTATTGTGGTGTTTCACAATGA